The following are from one region of the Paenibacillus sp. KS-LC4 genome:
- the asnB gene encoding asparagine synthase (glutamine-hydrolyzing), which yields MCGITGWIDWTRDLTQDSSILEKMTKTLELRGPDASGTWISAHCALGHRRLSVIDPENGAQPMIRRTEDDDLFVIVYNGELYNAGELRKELEAAGSKFTTTCDTEVLLHSFMEWGKACVERFNGIFAFAIWNVEEQELFLARDRLGVKPLFISQANGLFLFGSEPKAILAHPDVLPEVGAEGLAELFILGPARTPGQGVYKHITELLPAECMTVSQAGTRTTKYWSLESSPHTENVQETAEHVRDLLRDTTERQLVSDVPVCTLLSGGLDSSALTTLAVRYYEQTGQGSVHTFSVDYADNAKHFKAHAFQPNSDAPWIERMTTYLDTIHHPVQFDTPELVAALRDATFARDLPGMADVDASLLLFCREIKKEATVAISGEAADEIFGGYPWFHREDALNASTFPWSLASDMRASLLAPDVEKWIKPLDYIGDRYAQAVAEVPHLDGESAAVRKMRQMSYLNITRFMPTLLDRKDRMSMAAGLEVRVPFCDHRLVQYVWNIPWDIKTSGDREKGILRKALRGVLPDDVLTRKKSPYPKTHNPNYLAAVKGLLLDVLNDSSSPLLPLIDVKKVRELAESADASSNIPWFGQLMSGPQLFAYLYQMNLWLKEYSISIK from the coding sequence ATGTGTGGAATAACCGGCTGGATTGATTGGACGCGCGATCTGACCCAAGACAGCAGCATATTGGAAAAAATGACAAAAACACTTGAGCTTCGCGGCCCTGACGCTTCAGGCACATGGATATCAGCGCATTGTGCGCTTGGACACCGGCGGCTTAGTGTTATTGATCCGGAAAATGGCGCCCAGCCGATGATTCGTCGCACTGAGGATGATGATTTATTCGTCATCGTCTACAATGGCGAGTTATACAATGCAGGAGAGCTGCGCAAGGAATTGGAGGCCGCTGGAAGTAAATTTACAACGACATGCGATACAGAAGTGCTGCTCCATTCTTTTATGGAATGGGGAAAAGCTTGCGTAGAACGCTTTAATGGCATTTTCGCCTTTGCGATATGGAATGTGGAGGAGCAGGAGCTTTTTTTGGCCCGTGATAGACTTGGCGTCAAACCCTTGTTTATTAGTCAGGCAAACGGGCTGTTTTTGTTCGGATCAGAACCAAAGGCGATTTTGGCCCATCCTGACGTACTGCCGGAGGTTGGCGCAGAAGGGCTTGCCGAGCTGTTTATACTTGGACCTGCAAGAACGCCAGGGCAAGGCGTCTATAAGCATATTACCGAGCTGCTGCCGGCAGAGTGCATGACGGTGTCTCAAGCGGGGACCCGAACAACAAAATATTGGAGCCTCGAAAGCTCGCCCCATACGGAAAATGTACAAGAAACGGCCGAGCATGTTCGCGACCTGCTTCGTGATACGACCGAGCGCCAGCTCGTGTCGGATGTCCCGGTGTGCACCTTGCTATCTGGCGGGCTGGACTCGAGCGCCTTGACGACGCTTGCGGTGCGATATTATGAGCAGACAGGGCAAGGAAGCGTTCATACGTTTTCGGTCGATTATGCCGATAATGCCAAGCATTTTAAGGCTCATGCCTTTCAGCCGAATAGCGATGCCCCGTGGATCGAGCGGATGACCACCTACCTTGATACCATCCATCACCCGGTGCAGTTTGATACGCCAGAGCTGGTAGCCGCTTTGCGCGATGCCACCTTCGCCCGTGACCTGCCAGGCATGGCGGACGTCGATGCTTCGCTGCTTTTGTTTTGCCGTGAAATCAAAAAAGAAGCGACTGTTGCCATTTCCGGTGAAGCGGCAGATGAGATTTTTGGCGGTTATCCATGGTTCCATCGCGAGGATGCACTGAACGCGTCCACCTTTCCATGGTCGCTCGCCTCTGATATGCGCGCCAGTCTGCTCGCTCCGGATGTCGAAAAATGGATTAAGCCGCTTGACTACATCGGTGACCGTTATGCCCAAGCGGTTGCAGAAGTGCCGCATCTGGACGGCGAAAGCGCAGCTGTTCGCAAAATGAGGCAAATGTCATACCTCAACATTACCCGCTTTATGCCAACGCTGCTGGACCGCAAGGACCGAATGAGCATGGCTGCGGGACTTGAAGTGCGCGTTCCATTTTGCGACCACCGGCTCGTGCAGTATGTATGGAATATTCCGTGGGATATAAAAACATCCGGCGACCGCGAAAAAGGCATTTTACGCAAGGCGCTCCGCGGCGTATTGCCTGATGATGTGCTGACACGCAAAAAAAGCCCCTATCCGAAGACGCATAATCCGAATTACTTGGCCGCTGTCAAAGGGCTGCTGCTTGACGTATTAAATGATTCCTCTTCCCCGCTGCTGCCGCTCATTGATGTGAAAAAAGTTCGCGAGCTCGCTGAGTCTGCTGACGCCAGCTCCAATATTCCATGGTTCGGTCAATTAATGTCCGGCCCCCAGCTGTTCGCCTATTTGTATCAAATGAACCTTTGGCTGAAGGAGTATAGCATTAGCATTAAATAA
- a CDS encoding TraB/GumN family protein, with the protein MKKISALLMSLFVAFSLFTPVHAAEKPISVVINGSEVKFDNFEPVIEKGSTLVPMRPILEELDAKVVWNKSTQTVTATKEGVDLSLQIGNKTATVNGEEKQLEVAPKTIKNVTYIPLRFIGEATGYQVDWSKALRTITFTVKVNAEGSKGFLWKTEKNGNTVYLLGSIHVAKDSMYPLRPEIEEAFKTAQHLAVEVDLTKLDSAALQAYANKLGTYTDGTTLKDHISAEAYAKVTALLKANKMPENTFDPYKPWIVSQTITAMSMQGTGYNTSNGVDLYFLEKANKANVPVISLETAEGQLSMFESFSKELQEKQLVQTIEAVSQPAASEPTGMDALSDMWVSGSDDALVAMTAEVEKEPEYYKALIKDRNIGMTDQVKGFLNGTDKSTYFVVVGALHMLGPDGIVTMLEKDGFTVERQ; encoded by the coding sequence ATGAAAAAAATTAGTGCTTTACTCATGTCATTATTTGTAGCTTTCTCCCTGTTTACTCCTGTACATGCGGCTGAGAAGCCAATAAGCGTCGTTATTAATGGCAGTGAAGTCAAGTTTGACAACTTTGAGCCTGTTATTGAAAAGGGCAGCACGCTCGTACCGATGCGTCCGATTTTGGAAGAGCTTGATGCAAAGGTCGTATGGAACAAAAGCACGCAAACGGTAACCGCTACCAAAGAAGGCGTAGATTTGTCGCTGCAAATTGGCAACAAAACGGCTACGGTCAACGGCGAGGAAAAACAGCTTGAGGTAGCTCCAAAAACAATCAAAAACGTAACCTACATTCCGCTTCGCTTCATTGGCGAGGCAACTGGCTATCAAGTAGACTGGAGCAAGGCGCTTCGCACGATTACCTTTACAGTTAAGGTTAATGCTGAAGGCAGCAAAGGCTTCTTGTGGAAAACAGAAAAAAACGGCAATACAGTCTATCTGCTTGGCTCTATTCATGTGGCCAAGGACAGCATGTATCCGCTTCGTCCAGAAATTGAAGAGGCATTCAAAACAGCACAGCATCTGGCGGTAGAGGTTGATTTGACAAAGCTTGATTCTGCAGCCTTGCAGGCTTATGCAAACAAGCTGGGCACTTACACGGATGGCACGACGCTCAAGGATCATATTTCGGCAGAGGCCTATGCAAAAGTTACAGCTCTGTTGAAAGCAAACAAAATGCCGGAAAATACCTTCGATCCTTATAAGCCTTGGATCGTATCACAAACCATTACTGCAATGAGTATGCAAGGCACCGGTTACAATACTAGCAATGGCGTAGATCTTTATTTCTTAGAGAAAGCCAACAAAGCGAATGTTCCTGTCATTTCTCTTGAGACAGCAGAGGGCCAACTGTCCATGTTTGAGAGCTTCTCAAAAGAATTGCAGGAGAAGCAGTTGGTTCAAACTATTGAGGCAGTAAGCCAGCCGGCAGCTTCGGAGCCTACAGGTATGGATGCTTTAAGCGATATGTGGGTAAGCGGCAGCGATGATGCACTCGTTGCAATGACAGCAGAAGTTGAAAAAGAGCCTGAATATTACAAGGCTTTAATTAAAGACCGTAATATAGGCATGACGGATCAAGTAAAAGGATTTTTGAACGGCACTGATAAATCGACCTATTTTGTAGTTGTAGGGGCATTGCATATGCTAGGTCCTGACGGTATTGTGACGATGCTTGAGAAAGATGGCTTTACCGTTGAAAGACAGTAG